A single window of Maylandia zebra isolate NMK-2024a linkage group LG2, Mzebra_GT3a, whole genome shotgun sequence DNA harbors:
- the LOC112436400 gene encoding uncharacterized protein LOC112436400 produces the protein SGEEVLQEYHTTQTLTDATRRKMVNIIVAHMIDCHGHLPTKAVREQYALGVVTLFPSLKDPYSKKGYEHFYDAASSTGYISWRLKTIQRKTRRGSAPPSSSTGGPNYQRPINVDMQLDRDACQEAISLLNHTSDTSLIFQKMRKTFQHRQKLINDPDKGLDILSIFPRFLDTKGLVNQDFTLLFDDEISTRLLQKWDPIFRYQIIKEAKQLTSTVELRQLCTN, from the exons AGTGGTGAAGAGGTTCTCCAGGAATATCACACAACACAAACTCTAACAGATGCTACCAGAAGAAAAATGGTCAATATAATAGTGGCTCACATGATTGATTGCCATGG GCACCTCCCCACCAAAGCTGTTAGAGAACAGTACGCGCTAGGGGTAGTGACATTGTTCCCATCCCTGAAAGACCCATACTCCAAGAAAGGCTAT gAACACTTCTATGATGCTGCAAGCAGCACTGGATACATTTCTTGGCGTTTGAAAACGATACAGAGAAAGACTAGAAGAGGATCTGCACCACCAAGTAGCTCCACTG GGGGCCCAAATTACCAAAGGCCCATTAATGTCGACATGCAGCTTGATCGAGATGCTTGCCAGGAGGCCATCTCTTTGCTGAACCATACATCTGACACTTCCTTGATTTTCCAGAAGATGAGAAAGACCTTTCAGCATCGTCAGAAGCTCATCAATGATCCTGACAAAGGTCTTGATATCCTGTCTATCTTTCCAAGATTCTTGGATACAAAAGGATTG GTGAATCAAGACTTCACTCTCCTGTTTGATGATGAGATATCTACCAGGCTGCTTCAGAAATGGGATCCAATCTTTAGGTATCAAATCATCAAAGAGGCCAAGCAGCTCACCTCAACAGTAGAGTTGCGTCAATTGTGCACCAATTGA